The DNA region ttaatattaaactcTATTACCTGTAGAAGATGGTGATTTCTCTGAGTGTTTtgcatttaaaagttttctgCTAATAAATATGTAACCACAGGGACATGATTTACAAGCAACAGGAacctgtggggaaaaaaataaaaatatattactttttctattAGATTTTCAGTGCATATTATCTCCACAAATGAATGATAAGTGGCAATCTGATTTATTTAAACCCTACCTCCTTACaacaaattatatacatattcacATTCTCCTAGTGCTTACTATACTAATACCATAACAGTAAACGCATGACAAATATGTGCGGATATGAGTAATCAAGAGAAAACCTTTTCAGGGTCAAAACCAGAGGAGGTACATAGGAAAAAGTATCATTTCCTAAAATGTTAATTGATAGCAGTTTATGCTGCAGAAcaaactgtaatcccagtataAGATTATGAAGGCTCAACTGGAATAGTGAGAATGAAAATGGAGAAGAGGTAGATTTACCAGATGTTTCAAAACCAGGAAAAACAAGACTTAGGACCAAACTGACCACAGTGGGAAGAACCAAAAATACCTCAGGGTTCTAACAAGAGAGGGGACTTTAACATTTTATAAccaccaggttttttttttttttttttttggaggaggggagggatgggggggaatataatataattaaaatagaacGTAGGAGTTGAGATCTAAGATCTTAAAGTCTCAACTCCAGGAACAATCTTAGACTAAACACTTTAGTTCTTTTATAGGCTTCTGTTGCCAAATCTGCAAAATACTTATATTCCTTTCTCAATTTCATACctataaatatttcaatagatacatattattaaaaatcatttaaatttttttagtttcccCACCATAAGcatttcattaatatttagtTAATAATCCTTGGAATCACAATTTCACCAAAAGTCAGAAACTAATCTTAACAAAAAAGTACTCTCTGAGTAATTATAGCCAGAAAACTGAAATTCTCTGGGTAAGATAAATTCCGTTTGCCAGTTGCTCTGCTTAAGTTATAATTATAAAGCTTTTTATCCATATATGTACAAAATGTCTCAGATTCTAGAATATATTCCATCTAATTAAGCTAAATTGAAACTTTGGCAGAAgagttctttttctttgcatAAAAATACCCAACAAAGGATCTCTAATTTGCATTTAAGAGATATAACAATGATCCTATAAAAAGATATGTCTAACAAGCTTATTTTATTAAGATTGTAATGAGATTCCTTCCAAACCTTGATGAAAAATGtaatgttacatttttaataGTGTAAAATCTGCCAAAAttgattatcatttttaaaattcacattgttTGGTTTCTCTGAATAataagatgataataataataaggtacTTATTTCCTTTATACCTAAACATATCACAAGGGCCTCCACAATAATGTAAACTATTTAATGCTATCCAAAAAACACAGAAGCATGATGTTCTTACTCAACATCAACAGCTCCTTTGCTAATCCTAATCAGCAAGCATTTTCTTCCAACTACGAGAATCCAATAAATTTAGATGTCTGTCatacaaaagaaaatcatatcAACCTATGTTATATCCAGAATTAGGAGAGTGCAGCAGTTAAATGAGAAATACACATAGGGCTTTGGGATCCAGATGCACACACATTAACTCAATTAATAATTTGATCTTCATCTCTTAATGAGTTCTGATCAAGAAATCTTTGTGTGTATCAGCTAATTTACTCTAAAGTCCTGTTTAAAATGGAAAGTCCCTCCCAACTACTGCCCTAGAAACAAAACCACCAATCATCACCACACCCtagattctgtttaaaaaaaaaaaaaaaactatgaaatagGTTAGGTAACTTAAGCAATACTAATCTCATTatattaactaaaataatttgGATCTTATGCAAATATCCAAAACTTCCCTTAAATTTCAGTTGATAATACTGAAGACAATTGTAATAAAAAATCTAATGCTATactttcacaattttaaaatttaaaaaaaccaaaaatattgtttattgatgatttattatttatcaacTCATTTCTTCAAAAGTACatatatttgttgtattttaagtaaaacagtttttttaagtactgaaaaaaaaaaagatcctggtCCTACATTGCTTTACTGATATTTCAAAAGCTCTAAAATAACCATATTACAGAGAACTCATTTACAGTAGTTCCACCTTATCCAGTTTCACTTTCTGAAGTTTTAattacctaaaataaaaaaaaaggggggggggggtgaacaCAGTACAGTAAACTATCCTGAGATCCAGATAAACtacattcacataatttttacaatatatttgttatgattgtattttattattgcttattGATTTCTTactatgtataatttataaattgttttagcagaggtatgtttgtatgtataggaaaaaatattgcaTTCAGAGTTTCTTACTATCTGAGGTTTCAGGCATATGCTAGGTAATCTTGGAATATATTCCCCTGCAAATGAGGGTAAACTActacaattattttttcttgaaatacctgggattgaactcagggacactttaacactaacctacatccccagtcctttctatatttttttattttgagacatggtctggctaaattgtccaggctgaaCTGGAACTtggcagtcctcctacctcagcttcccaagtagttggaattacagacatgcgccaccacATCCAACTAAACTGTATATTCTTTACTGCTAAAAGAACCAAAGTTATGTAGAGCagacacatatattttataaaaatgaaggtaaaaaagtacataaaagacACCAGAAAACTGGCAAGAATCTTGAAAATTACTACACACAAAATGGCTTAGTAATTTTGAGTGGTCAGTGGATGTGAAACTCCATTGAAAATGAAGAGCACTGTGATTTAGATGTCTTAGAACTATTATTTTTGAGAGGCCAATGAAAGAGATGTTATAGAGCAGCTGAAAATCTAGCTCTTTCCTGTTTGCTTCtctgtatcttatttttttaaacttgaacaCAGGATATGCAAAATTAGTCAAGTATAGAAATCTCAGACTTTAAAGattttacatctatgtttaaCAACTAAATTCAAAGTTAATGTTCACTAGgtaatttaaagttataaaagTAATAGCATTATTCTAAtgttgtttagaaaattgctttcttaattgtaatttttttccaatttataacTAAAAGAAGCTTAGACTATAAATTGGTGGGGGATATTGAGTATTGACCCAagggcaccttaccactgagctacattcccaggctttttaaaatttttaaattttgagacaggatctcattaagttgctgaggctgacctcaacttacaatcttcctgcctcagcctcccaagttgctgcaattacaggcatgcaccataatAATAAGCTTAGTGATtcttaaaaagtgatttttcttttagtaaaagTAATTTAAACTTATCTTCTGCTTATTTAAAAGTATATGCTTCTTTTTCACGgggtgtgtaatcccagcaattcaggagactgaggtagagaGTTGAAACTTAGtgtgaccctatctcaaagttgaaaataaagagggctggcgtgtggctcagtggtaaagcactcctgggttcaatccccagaatcaccaaaaaaaaaaaaaaaaaaaaaatcaacaaaactttTAGTTTGTCAACATGCATATTATACTCTTTTAAGTGATTAAAGAACAAAACAACCACGAACATATTGTGTAATAGCTTGTTATGATCACATTTTGTCCCTCCCACCATCCACTCAAAAATTCACATACTAAAGCCCTAACTTCCAATGAGATGGGTTTTGAAGATAAGGCCTTAAAAGAAATAGTAAGGTTTAGATGAGGTCAGGAGATAGTACCTTCATAATCAGGTTAGTGACCTTATGAGAGAGTTTGCCCTGTCGCTGCCACTCAGAAGACAGCCAGCTAAACCAGATGCAGTGGTACATGGCTGGAATCCCAGCTTCTctagaggctgaggtaagaggatcacaaaataaaagctaaataaaaatcataatcatcatcatcatagtaATAAAGAGAGCCAGCATCTGCAAGCCAAGAAAGTCCTCACCAGAATACTGATCTTGGACTTGCAggctccagaactataagaaaataaatttttgtggaTTAAGCCACCCCAtcatggtgttttgttatagcagccacagCAAACCAAGATACAGCTATTTTTATACAagtgaatatatgtgtataatgaaattaaagtgatctttcaaaataaaacactgtTCATGTTTTGCTGAACAGTGTCAGGGTCTCCTACAAGTTTATTATCCTTTGCTCTTTCTTTAACCAGGATattaaaaacagattattttcCCCAAAAGATAACTTTTTGCCAAGTAAAACAAGAACAGGATTTGCAATGACTTGTGCCCTACAGAAACTGGAATGCACAATGGATACCATGTAAACCTTATACTTTTAAACAATTAACTGGAATAAGTTGAAATTATTGCCAACACACTTAATTCACCATGTACAATTTTTTAGAATTTAACAAATTTAGTATAATGGTAAGTGAAAGtaactattttagaaaatatgaccAAATTGTTTTGATGCTGCATACTTGTAAGGCTCAACAAAATGTATTCTTGCACAACCTTTCTCTCATCACATTTTTATCACTACCCATAAATGATACTAAAATATTTAACGTGTTTTCTGTTACAATATTTGGTCAACCTATAAGATCGCTTCTGAAAGAATGCATCTAAAATCAGCTTCTAAAATAACGTCTCCAGCCATTTCAAattactcttgattttttttttttttttttttaaggggaggagaaagaggtaGTCATTTTGAAAAAATTCACTCTGGAGAAGGAAAACACACCCATATCTGCATGCTGGCATGAAATGGGGGTCTTACGAATGGTTTTAATTGAGGAAGTTTTAACTCATTAGATGGAAAGGCTTAGAAGAACATCTGCTATTATAGTAAAGAATGAGGCATGCTTAAattcgggtttttttttttttaattacaaccATTGCAACATGAATTTGGTGCAGACAAGAATCATTTCAAATTAATGAAAccacatgaaaaatgttttaaaagatctGGAAACAGAAACGTCAAATTTATAAGTGATTATCGCGACGGGTGGGATGAGGAGCTTCCAGGAGGGAAGGGCTTCATCGTGGACGTTGTTCAATCATGTTCCATAAAAAAACAATGTAATGAAAGAATCAGAGATTacacaacattaaaaatataataaacagatctagaagaaaaaaatccaaattcgcAAAAACTTAATATTACATCGCGGCCCCTTTTGTCATTAAGCGTCCGCCCAAGACGCTGTCTGGGCAATTTTGGGAGATCACCACACACAACTGAAATGGGAACAAAGCAACCCTGTGTGGCAGGACAGAGCCTTCAGAGCCAGGGGCCTGGACTCACTCGGAGTCGGGCACACCGGGCATTCCCACCAGCCCAAGGGAACTAGAAGGGGCCGTGCTCCTCCACTGGGGCCGCGGCCCCCAAGGTCCCAGAGCTGTCACCCGTGGCCCGCAAGGCGACTCCGTAGGGTCCCGACACAAACCCACGCCCCCTCCCGCGCAGCAGGGTCAGACCACCCGGGGGCCTCTAGTCTGACCACCGCCAGGCGGAAAACCCGCCGGTCACCGGCCCCGGTCGTTTCCCCGGCAACCCCGTGGCTCCGCCCAACCGGTCCCGGGGTCCGGCCGCTGCCACCAAGAATCGGGCCGGCCCACCCGCTCGACCGCCAGGAGCCAGGCAAGGCGGCCTTTGCTTAGCCAACGGCCGCCAAGCAACGGCCGCCGACTGCGCGCACCCGCCCCGACTGCTCGTGCGCTCGGCCCCCAGCGCCCACCTGTTGGTCGCACTCGGGGCATGATTTGGTGGCCATCTTCACTTTCTTGGCTCGAGTTGCAGACATGCTCCTCTCCTTCGGCAACGACGGCTCGGGCTCCTCCCCTAAGTACCTCAGCAGCCCGGCCTCCGCCCGCCCCGTCCCCACTCCCGTAGGTCTGACCAAAGATCTGGCGGCGCGCGCGCACGTGCGCGAGCTCGCGCTGGGCCTGCGTGCTGAGGGGCGGGGCGCGGCGTTGGCCGGCGGTGGACAGCGGGTCCCCGGTGCCCGCTCCTCGGGACTGCGGCTCACTCTCCCCACCACGGTGGGTCAGCTTGTGCCCTGCACTTTGCCCGGCCTGGAGCTCGCCTCGAGTCTCACGGGAAGACTTCCTGGACAGTCTGGCGTGGCAATGGCCAAGTCTTCCAGGCCTGACTGTGGGGGGCGTGGCTCAGGGTAACGGGCGTCGAACTCAACCAATAAATGCCCGGGTAGGTGCTGGGCACGCCCCCTCCCTAGTAGTAGAATTCTGGAGTGAAAGGGGCTGCGGACGGTGAGGGGCTTAGTTTAGCACAAGTCCCGGGATTAATACACTTCGGTTAGCAAGGCGAATCGGTGGGGAATTATAAGTGTTCTCCATGCCAAGCACTGGACTTGGCACTACACAGTataaaatttgttaatttaaatattttgagggCCAGTTCGACCAGGCAAATGTGAAAATGTTTGCTCTCAAAGAACATGCAGTCTAGTGGTGTAAATGGTCTCACCGCAAAGTTGAGATATTATTGGGAAGCGTAAATAGGTTGACTATTAAAAGCCAGTTAGACTTTGACCTAGCAACCCACCTTAAGGAACCTGAATAAATATTCTCCTCCTGAGCTCACTTCTATTTGTGCAAAGATTACTGCACTATAGCACTCCTGGTTAGAACAAACTTTTGGGAATAACCTGAGAATCCAATAAGTTACATGAGGCAGTTAAAGAGTAGACATACAAAAAGAATATCATTACAGCTCTTAAGAATAGATCTATATGAAAATCACCAaaacaccatttaaaaaaaaaaaacacacactatttaaaatgtaactctggtgaggggctgggattgtggctcagcgatagtgtctcgtctagcacgtgcgaggccctaggttctatcctcagcaccatgtaaaaataaaatttttaaaaaaggtaaaaaaaaatgtaactctgAGGTACAAATGTGATATTTATTCTTGTAGATGCATTAACAAACTGCAGGACAATAGTAAGAGACAGATTTCTTTATTCAGACTGGGACAGTATGAGCAAAGGCAAGGGAGTCAGTAGTTCTGTGTTGTAGGTATACCAAGGGCAGGGCAGAGTCAAGGCTGGAGAGTAGGTTATATCCACCTCTAAGGGAATTTGGGTTTTATTCTTAGGGCATTGGGACAACAAGGTAAGACAGaattaggtttgaagttgagaaTGATTATCAGGTATCAAACCTGAGGCAAGGACAGTAGGGAAGAATAGGGACAGGACTGAAAAAATATGAAGGTCATAGTATTAGCAAAAGTGGGATGGGGGTAGGGCTGCAAGGGACATTTCTTGGATGGCTAAAATCTCTATGAAAAAAACTGGGGAGAAGAGGTAACAACGGAAGGGTAGCACTTCAGTTTTCCTCTGATGAGAATAGTGTAGGGCATAAATCAGAAAACTAGGCCCTGAAGAGAGTTTTCTGAAAATCTCATCTGAAATGTGTTTCTTTCTGTAAATTTCCTAGAAAAGCAACTTGGCTGGAGTGGGTTTTAAAGAAGAGGTCTTTAACACTATGGGGTCTGTGTAATAGTTAAACCAAATACACACATGGTCTATGACCCAGTTCCCACTCCtaagtatttaagaaaaatgaaaacattttcacaaAAAGACTTATGCAAGAATATTCATAACAGATTTATTAATAACATATACAGACTGGGGAAGGGGGAACCAAAGACTACTCATCAAGCAGGTAAACAGACAAATTGTGGTATTCATGGAATACTAACCAGCTTTAAGAAGGAGCAAATTTTTGATACACATAACAAATTGGATGAACATCAAAATGGTagtagccaggcatgatggcacacaactgtaatcccagcaactcaggaggctgaggcagaaaaagaaCAGccaattcaaggctagcctcagcaactcagcaaggacctgagcaattcaatgagaccctatgtcaaaataaaaaatgtgctggatatgtagctcagtgttaaaagcactcctgggttcaattcccagtatcaaaaaaaaaaaatctgtgtagtAAAGGTTTTATATGTACTATGCGATTTCATTTATGTGGAAAACTATTCTATGGTAGAAAAACAAAGCATGGTTTGCCAGGGTAAGTGAGGTATGAGGGAACTTTCTAGACTGATGGTAACAATCTGTATCTTAATAGCAATTTGTGTTACAGAAGTGTTTGCATTTGTTAGTACCTACAAAATGGTACACCTAAGACTTTACTGAGCTAAACTTTACCTCAAATAAGAACCTTAAGCAAATATTGAACATTAAGTGGTGATGTGTATGCTGAAGTATTTAATTACTTCATATATACTTTTACCTTAAAGTGAAATGTGCTGATGCacaatatatattgaaataagataataatatattatatatataatatatttcaatatatattgaaataaaataataaaaaaataagatgaataatTGATAGGTAGATATGTGGGTAAATGATCAAGCAATTATAGTAAAATATGGGTACAATAGAAAAGTGGTATAATCAGCATTTAGGATTTactataaatttcaaatatgttaCATGTCTGAAGTTTCCATAAACTATAGGAATCAAAACCTACTCGTTTAAGCCATTGTTCattagatttttaattatttgctgTAGGATATAATCCTTACACTGATACCAACACAAAAGTTTTCTACAAAGTGAATTAATTTGCCtttacatttattattcatttaagaaatattgaaTAAGTATATACTATGTACTGGGCCTTGTGTTCTTGATGAGGATATGatcttataaacaaaataaagtccccGTGCTTATGAATATTATAAACTAGTGGAAAAGGTAGACACAAACACATAATCACTGTTATTAAAATTATGAAGGAAGCACATTCAGGCTTTAGGGCAGGAAGGACGTAACCTGTGGTGGCTAAAGGAATCAGTAAAGACTTCCTTGAGGGAATTTGCATGATGTATAGGTTTTGTATgtactgtgtgattccatttattgAGCTAAAGGAATTAATGAGATGGGGAGGGATAGCAAATATTCAGACAGAACAGTAAAAGTGAAAGAAGTCTCTGTGGCTGCAGCACCAATGGAAAGAGGACGAAAGACGTACCCTGCTGAGGATGGGTACTCTTTCAATTCACTTTTCACTAGCTTTTGATGCTATTACTTACTTTGCCCAAGATCTTGCATGTACGCTGCTAAAGTGGCTATAGGTGTTCTAGTCTCAAAATATCCAATTAGACTAGGCAGGAACTTTAATAACAAGTATTAAATACTTGATGAAATAAAATGGCTATTAAATgccactttttattcttttttgctaTTAGGACTCAAGATACTGCAGGGACAGGGTAGCAGCCTTCATCTCCATTCCTTTCCTTATTTTGACATTCGAAACAAATTTTCTACCAAAGATTCTTTTTAaagcttttccttcttctttggaAAAGGAGAATGAGAACATTAGGATGCTTGGTAAGTCTATACAGGTataaattttctcctttgtattAGAAATCCAACAtaactattaaattttaaaaattatagatttaaatCCCTACTCTTCCAAGGCAATGGAGGATTATCCCAATGATGAAAATCTAGTCATTTTGTGTTGATTCTTTCACATATACCCTCCATACGCCTAAAATGAAAggctgcaataaaaaaaaaaagtttaaaaaagaaataactgtcaAGGACAAAGGCATAATAAGCCTCCACTCTGTCCTaacagcttttcttttcttcctacatGACTAATAACACACTGGGTGGGAACATTCTCTGGAGAAAAGCCACAGGGTCTAAGCAACTCAAAGAGCTAATGTGCGTTTAGAGCTGGGTAACTCTGATCTATGCTAGTCAGGCATCAGCCTTCATTTGAGCACTGAACTCAGCCCACTGGCCTTCCTTGGATGCCAGAGGGCCCTCTAGGAGCCCCATACCTTACTTTGCCtccattgctttttctttcatatattacTAAGTACTACTTATTGGACATCTAGTCTGTGTCTTGTTCTTCATATTGTCACTCAAACCCTACATAGTGGTAGCAAATTCTACAATTAAGGAAAGCAAAGTTCAGGAAGTATATGAAGAAAGAATGTTTCTTT from Marmota flaviventris isolate mMarFla1 chromosome 18, mMarFla1.hap1, whole genome shotgun sequence includes:
- the C18H16orf87 gene encoding UPF0547 protein C16orf87 homolog isoform X2, with the translated sequence MSATRAKKVKMATKSCPECDQQVPVACKSCPCGYIFISRKLLNAKHSEKSPSSTEKQEKEIDIYANLSDEKAFVFSVALAEINRKIINQRLIL